The genomic DNA TGCCGTGGGCATGTCGACGGTGCCGGAAGTAATTGCTGCCCGCCACATGGGCTTGCCGGTGTTTGCCATATCGGTAATTACGGATATGTGCACGCCCGACCGCCTGAAGAAAGTAGTGCTGAAAGATATTCTGGACGCTGCCGCCACGGCCGAACCCCGCCTGACGCTGCTGATCCGGGAGCTGGTAAAGCGCAGCTGATCTAGATGTTGTTAAGCGTTTTGAGCTAAGACAGCCATGGGCATCACGCTATTGGATGTCGTTTGCGCCAGAATAAGTTGATTCAGGGAAACGCTAAACAGCTTCACTAATAGCATCTCAAAACAAAAGGCAGCAGTCGGGGAGAGCCTCCGGTCTGCTGCCTTTTGTTTTATACTGGTATTTTTTGCCATACTTCTGCAGCTGTAGGTATAAAGCAAGTAAGTGTAGGAACAGAATTATACTGAAGTATAAATAAGAACTGTCATTCTGAAAGAACCTTGGTAGAAGAGAAGTTAAGCCCCTGCGACTGGCCCACAAGTTCCTTTTAGGATGACAACATACTTTAAACTAATCCTGTCCTCATACTTATGAACCAGGTTACTGGAGCACCACCACTTTGCGGTCGTAGGCCAGGTTCGTGAAAATGCCGATGCCGCCCTGCACCGATGATTTGATCTGGGCCGGTTGCGCAAAAGGATTGCCATTGGCATTCTTCGCATCAGCAGTAGAGCTCAGGAAATCGTAGTACTGCTTTTCGATGTGGAAGAGGGAAACGATGAGCAGATCCCCCTTATCATACTCGTAAGTCGAGCCGTACGAGGTGCGCTTGCCATTGGTGAGCTTGTCGGTGCTGATTTGCAGCTGCTCCGGGTCGGTGTGGAGGCTGTCCTGGTGCACCATGTAACGGTAAAAGTCGGCCGCATTGGGATCGTCCTGAAAAGTGGTGAGCAGGTACGCCTCCTCCTTGTCGTTAAACTTCCATTCGATGGTATCGATCGGCACGCGGGGCAGGATGGTGGTAAAGCCGGTTACTTTGCGGCCCTTTTCGTCGCTCACTTCCAGCCTGTAAATATCGCCGGGTTTGCCCTGCATGGTTTCGGTAGCGGAGTACGTATAAAAGCGCCCGGTGTTCTCGTCGTACTGCGGCTTATAGGTGAGCTTGGTTTTAGTGCCGTTATGCGCGATGTATACTTCCGCGTCGGTTACCAGGTCGGGCTGCGGCGTTGCAAAATAGCTGCTGCTTTCGAGCAAGGTCAGGCGGTAAGGTTTGCCGGGTTCCAGGTAGCATTCCACTACCAGCTGCGGGGTATAGGTGGGCAGGTCCACTTCCACGTCCTTCTGCAGATCGCAGGCACACAGCAACGCCAACAGGCACAGCAGCAGCATATAGCGGGAGGAGGGCTTTTTCATTTGAACTTAAAGTTATAGGTAACGGAAGGAACAATGGGAAAGAGCGACACCTGGCGGGCCTGGAAGCCGATGATCTGCCTGTCTATGTTGTCTTTCACCTGTTCGAAGTATACAAAGTAAGGGTTGCGTCGGTTGTAGGCATTGTACACGCTGAAGGTCAGGTCGGATTCGCCATACCTGGGCCGCAACTTCCACACAGCGCTTAGGTCCAGCCGGTGGTAGGCGGCCAGCCTGAAAGCGTTCCGGTCTGTGTAAATAGGCACGATAGTAGCATCCCGGCCTTCCACATCCTGAAAAGGAAAGCGGGCCACCGGCAACGAAAAAGCCTCGCCGGTGCTGTATACAAAGGCCCCTGTCAGGCTGAGGCGGTTGTTGAGCCTGTGCAGCAGCACGACGCTCAGGTCGTGGCGGCGGTCGTAGCGGGTAGGAAACCAGCGACCCTCGTTTATCTGATCAAACCGGCGCTCCGTCCACGACAAGGTATAGCCGATCCAGCCGGTGGTGCGTCCTTTCACTTTCTCCAGGTACACCTCGTTGCCATAGCTGCGCCCTTTGCCGAACAGGAATTCCTTTTCCAAACTGTCGTTCACAAACAGGTTGGCCCCTTCACGGAAATCGATCTGGCGGTGCATCCACTTGTAGTATACTTCGTTGGTGAGCAGGTAGCGGCCCTTGCCAAGCAGCTTGCTGAAGCCGCCGGCCACCTGCTGCGAGCGCTGCGGCTTCACCAGTGGCGTGGACGGGTACCAGACATCGGTGGGCAGCGAGGCCCCGGAGTTGGAAACCAGGTGGATGTATTGCTGCATGCTGGCAAAGCTTGCCTTCACGGAGGCCGTTTCGGTGAGGTTATACTTGGCCGAGGCTCTGGGTTCCAGGCCACTATACGTACTGCCCCCGCTGCTGAAGGCCGACAGCCGCAGGCCATAGTTCACCGATAGCCGGGCATTCACCTGGTAATCGTCGGAGGCATATACGCCCAGCTCGGCCGCTTTATAGTTGTTGCCGGCGCCAAACGAGAGGCTGTTGT from Pontibacter liquoris includes the following:
- a CDS encoding DUF4249 domain-containing protein codes for the protein MKKPSSRYMLLLCLLALLCACDLQKDVEVDLPTYTPQLVVECYLEPGKPYRLTLLESSSYFATPQPDLVTDAEVYIAHNGTKTKLTYKPQYDENTGRFYTYSATETMQGKPGDIYRLEVSDEKGRKVTGFTTILPRVPIDTIEWKFNDKEEAYLLTTFQDDPNAADFYRYMVHQDSLHTDPEQLQISTDKLTNGKRTSYGSTYEYDKGDLLIVSLFHIEKQYYDFLSSTADAKNANGNPFAQPAQIKSSVQGGIGIFTNLAYDRKVVVLQ